From Candidatus Rubrimentiphilum sp., one genomic window encodes:
- the nadD gene encoding nicotinate (nicotinamide) nucleotide adenylyltransferase translates to MSRLGVFGGTFDPVHNLHLFIAESARLLEVLDRVLFVPTNNVHYRTKPAATAAQRSEMLRLAIASNANFTLDESDLQDDATGYTADLLPRLHERYPGDTLTFITGADSLAESSWVRFEEVLESLEAFVIAPRAGIAADALMRVVSAVPPALRSRIKTLNLPEMPESATLVRTMLSQGRSARYLVPEPVWEYITTHGLYADGNGT, encoded by the coding sequence ATGAGTAGATTAGGTGTGTTTGGTGGAACTTTTGATCCGGTGCACAACCTGCATCTGTTCATCGCGGAGTCCGCGCGGCTACTCGAGGTACTCGACCGCGTGCTGTTCGTTCCAACCAATAACGTCCACTATCGCACCAAACCGGCGGCCACCGCGGCGCAGCGCAGCGAGATGCTGCGGCTCGCGATCGCTTCCAATGCAAACTTCACCTTGGACGAAAGCGATCTGCAGGACGACGCAACCGGCTACACCGCCGACTTGCTTCCTCGCCTGCACGAACGCTATCCCGGCGATACGTTGACGTTCATTACGGGCGCCGATTCGCTCGCCGAGAGCTCGTGGGTGCGGTTCGAGGAGGTACTCGAGTCGCTCGAAGCCTTTGTCATCGCGCCGCGCGCCGGCATCGCGGCCGACGCGCTCATGCGCGTTGTTTCGGCCGTGCCTCCCGCGCTGCGCTCGCGCATAAAGACGCTCAACTTGCCCGAAATGCCGGAAAGCGCGACGCTCGTGCGCACGATGCTGTCGCAGGGACGCTCGGCCCGGTACTTGGTGCC